Part of the Aquila chrysaetos chrysaetos chromosome 6, bAquChr1.4, whole genome shotgun sequence genome, taaTCATCAGCTGAGAGGAAGCAGAACTGACCAAAGCTCATGCAGTGATTATGTCTGCACATGTGATTGAGGCTGCGCCTTGTGACTGAGCTTGGCAGAGTGGTTTTTTAGGCTCAGCTTCCTCCCAACTCACAGCTGGGGATTGCAGAGGTCCTCAGAGGCTAAGAAGAGCTGTATGAGGCTTTCTGAAAGCCTTTCATACTTGATTAGAATATAGATGTACAATTCACTGGGGGCCCCAAGGGCAATGACAGTGATTTCTCTTCTGGCAGGTACTGGAAAAAACACAATTTTGAAGGAATTGCCCTAGTAGAAAGAGCTCTGAAAGATGCTTATGGCTCCAGTGCACCGAGCCTGACCTCCGCTGCTTTGCGTTGGTTGTACAATCACTCGAAACTGCAGGTAAGAGCTTGACGCGACTGTAGCTGGCAgcctgcacagcaccagcagaACTGGGCAGCTTTTGCAGCACACAAGCAGGGATGGGTCTGTGTACAAACAGTTCTCTTTTAATCTGCATATCCCGTGGGCCTGCAGCATTCCAAAGTGAATATTGCTGTACGGACTCAGCCTGCCAGGCTGTAGGAGCGAGTCAACTCTGCATTTCCCCACGGTATCCTGTGTTCATAGGATTGGAAAAAGTGGAAGATTTTAAGTGCCAATTACTGGGGTCTTGGCTTCCCACCCAGACAACTTCCCTGCAAGGAGATGACTTCAGTCATTGGGCTAGGAAATGAATGGTTGTATTCCCCATCTCCCCAAAATGTTCCCATAGCCTCTCGTAAAGTAGGATTTGGCAGCTTTCGAGGAGTTGGCATGACCTGGGAGATGTTCTGGCCTTGTGAACAGAACTTTGTGGCGTCAGGAGTTACTAGATGttctttactgaaaagaaacatttaaagttTGGCCCGCAGTGGCTTGGGAGGTGAACTAGGTTTCTTTTGGGATCAGCAACTCCTCTTACTGCTTTGCAGGGTTCTCTTGGAGATGCAGTGATCATTGGGATGTCCAACTTGGAGCAGCTAGAGCAGAACCTTGACTACAGTGAAGAGGGTCCCCTGCTCCCACCGGTCGTGGAGGCGTTTGATGAAGCCTGGAACCTGACTGCGCACAACTGCCCCAACTATTTCCGCTAGACTAGGGTAGGGAGAAGAAAGCGGGTTTTGTGGGGGTGGATAATCGAGCACAAGTCTCTCGAAGCACGGGGGAGGTACTTACCCACCCTCCCCCTTTGATCAACGTGCAAAGgggctgagattttttttttgccctgtaTTAACAAAGCTTTGTAGGATCCATTGCCGCTGTCAGCGCTTGTTGTGTTGGGCCATGCCTTATTCTTTCTCCCCTCATGGGCCTTCAGCTCTGCACAGCACCCACTGTGATTTAGACATGCAGTTGATTGGGGAAAATGGACACATAATTGGGTGAAGGCCCCGGTTCTGCTTTAATATGGTATCTTCGATAATTAGGTACAAGAATAAAACCTCTTTCTAACATAGACCTTACTCTTAACTGTACCTATAACCCAGCTGGCATCTCCTTATTAGTACTCAGTGACTTTGAGTTAAATAGCTTCTTCCGAAACTTTTATCAGAAGAGCAAACCCTCAGCATCTTCCCCAGTGTCAGGCGTGCTCTGTCTAAGCTGCGCTACATTTACGTGCTTTCTGCCTGGCTTTTGTGTTTGAGATGGCATTTCCTCAGATCCCGGGGTAGTCTGACAGTAACAGGCAGCAGCGACAACCATCTGAAGTTTTATACAtagatttatattaaaaaaagcagaagtaggTCATCTTTTACAAAGAGGATACTTGAACTGATAGTCCTTGTCCTCCTGGTGCAAACAGGGAAGGGAAGCATCCTCCTCTTTTTGTCTCTAAAATAGAGCAGAACTGTCTGGTGTCCAAGCACAAGGACTGCTGCTAGTCCTCATTGCTGTCATCACtgtcatcctcctcttcctcctcctcctcgtctcCTACAAGCTTCTGGAAGTCTCCCGTCTCAGAATTCCACAGAAATTTGATGGTGACTTTAAACTCTGCCATCTCGTAGCCGAAGAGTTTCTAGAAAAGGACACAAATCTGTCACTCCTGCTTTATTGTCTCCATGGCCAGCCTAGCAAAAACATGGCAAATACCGCTTCCGGATGGCaactgcagcaaagcaggagcCAAAATAATCGCTGTAGAGTTTTAAAACTCACATTAGGAACGTGTAGGGATGTTTGCTACACCCCACTGACACCCAGAAGTACTGCTCACCTTCCTCTGAGAACTCACACCCTCCAGCAGAATTAAACTGCACAGTTAATTATTTCACGTCGGGGGAAACGGGGGCTTGTGCTAACACCACGTTATGACGTTACTCACCAGGACGCGGGCCTGTTCGGGGGTGAGAACATCCCCTTCTTTGCAGACTTCGTAATCTGAAAGCAGCGTCACTACTCCTGCAGGAACAAAAGCACTTGGAATAGGCTGACAAATCCTGGATAAGCCCACCAACACGTGGGGAAAAAGGTAAGACCCTCTCAAACGCCTTTCCGTGCCGAGGCGCTGGGTTAGGCTAGGCCTAGTTGTTTCCCCTGAAAAAGGACGGTATCTTGGAAAAACTGGGTTGTTTCACTAGTCTTTTGACACTGGTTTGGGAAGAATGGTGCAAAAAGAATATAATGAGTTCTAGCGCCAGCTGGACAAGGAGAAGGATGCCCATCGGATTTTCTCCGAAACTAAATTCCGCTCGATATTTAACGTTCTCCTTAAAGATCTTACCTGCGCAGATGAAAAACGAAGCTTACCTTCTCGGCTGCTTCACGTACCTTTCTTTAACGCCGTTGGCAATCCCAGCTGCCGTAACTGAGGCTCCATGGAGTGGGGGAACTGCTCCAAGGGCCCCGTGTCTAGGCTCACCGCGTACGTCGCCTTGTTCCCTGCGCGGGCAAAATCCACCTCTTTGAATTTGGAGAACCACCTGAGACAGACGGGTGACAAGATGTGAGAACGTCCCTGGGCTCAGATGGGGATTACGGCGCAGCTCGCCGTAACTTCTTCCCCGCTGTTGGAGGGACGGCGGAGAAAGCCAAGCGAAAAAGCCTTGTAAGATCGTCGCTGCTTTAAGAGAAACATCAGCAAGTGGAAAAAAGGCTGCTCGGTGTTTCAAAACCACGGCCGCAAGATGCGTACTTACTCGTCCACCTCGTCTTTGGTGCGGTTAGTGAAGAGGAGACCGACTTCGCCTCTCAGGTGTTTGCTGACCTGCGAGGAAGAGCCCGTCCGTGGGACTCGGGCAGCACCCTGGTGCCGAGCCCCTGCCCTTCAGTCCCACACAGCCACCCTGGCTCCACCAACAACACAGCTTTCGCATCGCAACAGTGGAGGGAGTCAATTAAAACACCCACCGAAAAGCCGCCCGAGGAAGCTCCATTGTCCCTCCATGTTATTCTGTGACACAGCTACTGCGGAGCTTTAGGACGtgcagaaaagattaaaaaaagccccaaaacaaTCCCCCCGGCCCCTACCTTGTGCAGATTCTCCTTGTACTCGCTGCTCGGCTCCCGTCCCAGCGCCACCATCATCACTTTGTTCTTTCCGAAGAAGATCCTGGGGCgggaggaagatgaagaggaggatgaagaggaggaggaggaggaggctgcgGCTGTCAGCTCCCCTGCCGCTCCCTCGCGCCCCGGCTCACCTGCTGTGCTTCCAAGCGTTCCGGACATCTTTGAGCTTGTTGTTCCTCATGTTGGCGACGGAGAAGACGAAGATGTACTTGTAGGTGTCCACGCATCGCCGCAGCTGTAAGGCAGCGGTTAACCGGGAGCGGGGCACGGGCCACAGGGGTACCGGAGCACCGGGCCGCACTTACCTCAGCGATAAGCGCCTGCTTGGCCTCCAAGCCTTTCCTGGGCGTCCGCGTCAAGGAGACTACGGGGAATGGAGCAGAGGGGGAACGTtagggcagggatgggggagaagcGGAGCGGGGAACACCGGGGTCAAGTCGGGGCGCTCACCTTTACGGTCCCGCTTGGACTTCGGCATGGCGCCGCCGTGCTTCGAGGCCCCCTTTTCGGCGCCGCGCGGGCTGCTGGGAACGCCCGCGGGCTGCCCGGCGTGCTGCCTGCGTTCACCTGACGGTGCTCATGCGGGTTTTTCGCTCAGGCAGGGGCGCGGGCAGCCCCGAGGCGTTAAGGTCCCCTCGGCGCCGGGATCGCGGCCGGCCGCTGCCATGGCGgcggggctgtgggtgctgttgctgctgctgccgctgaCGGCCGCCGTCTATGAGGACCAAGTGGGCAAGTTCGACTGGTGAGTGCTGGGGGAAAGCCAGGGGGTCCCAACCGCGTTGGAGTCCTCCTCCTGCAAGCAGGCTTCCTGCTGCAGTCGCTCGTCGGGCCTTCCCCTTCCCGCCCCCTCAGCCGAGGCGCCCCGTTGTCCCGTCTCACCCCCGCTCGCGTTTCCTCTCCCAGGAGGCAGCAGTACGTGGGGAAGCTCAAGTTCGCCTCCTTGGAGGCCTCGCAGGGTTCGAAAAAGCTCATCGTGGCCACCGAGAAGAACGTCGTGGCTGCCCTGAACTCCAGGAGCGGCGAAATCCGTGAGTGAAGCGGGGTTTTGTGGTGGGGAGTACGGCTGTTGTGCTGGGGCTAACGTGTCAATGAAgctgcattatgtttttataCTGATAAATTAATGCTGGTGATACTGCTTCGTCAGACTGGGAGGATTCAGCGGGCAGTTCAAAAGCTGTTGCTTAGGGCAGGCAGACTGTTCTTTGCATAAGTTTATTGCCATAAAGAgactagatttaaaaataataacaaacaaATGCTTTTGGGGGGAACAAATCTTGTTCTCACTTAACTCTGTTTCCTTCAGTGTGGCGCCATGTAGACAAGGGAACCCCTGAAGGAGCAATAGATGCGATGCTGATCCATGGGCAGGGTAAGGAGAGCGTGTAGATGGTGTGTTGGGGCTAGCAGTTGTTTTTGTACGTGGGATCTCAACCACGTCTTGGACCCCAGGTTGAACTTGCCAGAATTCATTGCCTTGTTGATCTGTGGAGGAATACAAGTTCTGtgttcatcttcttttcttaatttcacGGGCAGATGCCATCACTTTGTCCAATGCTGGACGTATTTTGCGTTCCTGGGAGACCAACATCGGAGGGTTGAACTGGGAGATGTCACTGGACACTGGCAGGTAGGCTTTGGTGTTTgcactgtctttttctctttgtgacGCTGGtctaggaaggaaaaaaggagttGTTGACATTGTCTGGACTTGCATTATGGAGAAAGATTAGTCAGATGTAAAGTTTCCAAAATAACATTTAGATGAATTCTGTATGAATGCCTGAACTTTGTGGTTAAATCTAATGctatttctatttctcagtAAACGAGTAAGATAAAGAGatacaaatttttttcatagatggattttctctttaaatatacTATACGTTCAACCTGCGTCTGGTTTCCGGTGTTTGGATTCTAGCCTAATGCTCTCTGTTGAGATCAGCAAAGACAGATAAAGTGGGCTATAAATTGTACTTCAAGACTGATGTTAAGTGTTTGAAGAAGGTCTTCAAACagagtgttgggtttttttttctaggagaaaataattttctaactTATTGTCTCTGACCTGTGCTTAGTTTCCAGGTGGCTAGTTTGGTGGGGCTACAGGACGTGGTGAAATACGTGGCAGTCCTGAAGAAGGCAGCCATCTCTCTTCACTACCTTTCCAATGGGCACCAGAAATGGGTGGAACACTTACCAGAAAGGTAAGAACATATTTTAAGTAGAAGAGTAAACTTCTGACAGGGAGCCTGTTGCATTGGAGAGGAAAGGATGCTGTACTTGCcttatgcttttgaaaacatctgaaaacactAGTGTGAGATAACGGTGCTTCATGGTTGCTGCCTCTCTTGCAGTGAGAGTACTCAGTACCAGTTGTTGTATTCCCATGGGAGTGGAGTGATCCACGTGCTTGGAATTGTTCCCCAGAGCCACTTGAACATTTTAACATTCAGTGTAGAAGATGGAGAAACGACAAAACAGGTAGAGCTCGGATGTTAACAAATGTACTTCCAACTAAATGGCTGTGGTGTGGTGTGCAGAGTAATTCATTGTTGTTGTAGTACAGATAAATTTCCCTTTCACTGTGGCATTGCCTATGGGCCAATAGATGGATTTCACTGCTGAATGCcctgaaagcaaaactgaattaGACTTGCAGCTGTTAGTCAAGACTATCTTGGAAATCTCAGGCTGATCGATAATTTCTCTTAGGGTCATGggtaaaaataattctgactaAAATTCATGGTTGCGTCCAAGTTGGTTCTTTGAAGATTTCATTCTGTTGGCAACTTCATCTCTTTGTTTATGTCTTGTTTGGCAGATCAGAGTAGCAGCCCCGTGGCTGAAGAGCTTAAATGGTGTGTGCAGCGTGGTGGGGGAGGCAGTGCTGGTGTGCATGGACATGGGCACGCATTCGCTCTATGTTTGCTCCTTGGAGACAGAGCAGGAGATGAAGCAGATCCCGCTGCAGGTGAGAAGTGCTGGAAGAGCATTGTACGCAATTCATCGTCCAACTGGTTTAGTGCCTGAGTGAGCCTGGCAGCGTAGGGAGTTCTCCTATGATAAACTACAGAATGAttggagaggtggggggggatAATGATCCATAAAttgagggaagggagagaagactTTTTCTCTAATCATTCCTTCTGGATTGATGTCTTCAGAGCTTTGCTCTGATGGGACCCTAGGCCTCATTGGTTGTGCTTTGTTTGTCCTGACATGGTGAACCTTTTCATAAAGCTTATATTGctgctgagaaaaggaaagtattAGTTCTGGTGAAGAAAAAGTTCTCATGAACACATATGCTTGTCTCCCTTTCACAGTCGCTTGACCTGGAGTTTGCTGATGGCTTCCAGCCCAGGATATTGGCCACTCAACCCAATATAATCAGTGCTTCACGGACTCAGTTCTTCCTGCAGCTGTCTCCGAGCCACTTCTCTCTGTTGCAGTACAAACACGGGCTGCTCAGCCACCTTCGGGACTTCCAGCAGGTAACCAAGATACATGTACTCAAGCGAGAGGACCAACTACAgcttaaaattctttaaaacaaacgAATATCCTTGTACTAAGCTTTCTGAATGAACTGCGAAGCTTCTCGTTTCGATTGTGCTCTTGGCTGCAACACTT contains:
- the MRTO4 gene encoding mRNA turnover protein 4 homolog, with the protein product MPKSKRDRKVSLTRTPRKGLEAKQALIAELRRCVDTYKYIFVFSVANMRNNKLKDVRNAWKHSRIFFGKNKVMMVALGREPSSEYKENLHKVSKHLRGEVGLLFTNRTKDEVDEWFSKFKEVDFARAGNKATYAVSLDTGPLEQFPHSMEPQLRQLGLPTALKKGVVTLLSDYEVCKEGDVLTPEQARVLKLFGYEMAEFKVTIKFLWNSETGDFQKLVGDEEEEEEEDDSDDSNED